AGATGGACCAATAATTCTTGCAAATCCAGATCCTGGTTGGTTTGAATGTTGTGTGAAATCTCCAGGAACTAAAGCAGGTTTTGCATTGGCTAATCCAGACTTTGGAGTCTGTGTTAACCCATTTAGAGCGTTGTAAACTTGGCTTGAAGTAACGCCAGGTTCTAAACCATAATCTGTTTGTACAGGAATTAAACCATCTAATGAAGTTTCTAACTTCATAGGAATACTCCAATAATCGATACTTGTTAAATCAGCCACATCAGTAGCAGCTCCATTAAACGTAAGTTCCATTTTGTCGTATCTTAAAAAGAAGTTTGGATCGGTAATGTTTTGCGCAGGTTCGTAGTAGGCATTTTGTACCTTCCAAGCTTGTCCGTAACAAACATAAATTCTTCCACTAAAGTTCGTTACTTGAACTCCTTCTTTTAATTCTTCATAAGAATACCAGTTTCCAGTACCAGCTTCAGTGTTTAATGGTTTAATATCAACTTCAAGAGGTTCAAATTCTCCAGCTTTATAACTGATGTTAAACGCATCGTCTGTACTTCCAGAAACAAAACCGATGTAAATGTTTTCTTCGGTTACTTCCCCTTTGTTAAATTTTATAGTTAAAACGCTCATAGTATGTAGTAGTTTGGTTAGTTAAGTTAGTTGAGAGAAATAAGCTCTTTGAAATAAAGCAAAGAGCTTATTGAATTAGTTGAGTTTATAGGTTAAAAGTATCTCCGTTTATAGGAAGGTTTTCATAGTTTTTACCTCTAAAAGTGATTCCACCTGAACCTTTCCAATCTGAATTTAAAGCCATATGAGCTTCAAAAGGAAGTACTATTCCGCTAAATTTGTTCTGTGGAGGAAAGTTTCCTCTAATACTGATCAACCTAACAACATCATTAAGTCCAGAAGCATGAGTAACTCCTGTTACTTGACCTGAGTAAACTTCCTCATCTCCATTGCTTATAGTTAGTTTTACTGTTCCATCAACCGTATTTTCTTCTGGATGAATTAAAAGAGAGAACCTTAATAATGGTGATAAAGGATTAGCAACTTTTCCCATAGTTCCTTTGAAATAAACTGTTTGTGCTGTTTTGTTTGCTGTTGTAGCCATAATAAATTTGTTTTAAAGTTTGGTTAGTATTTTGTTGTTTTAAGCCAATTGAGGTTTTTTAAGAGATTCAGCTTTTGCAGCTTTATAATCTTCTTCATTCGTTAATACTTTTACAAATGGATCCCAAGAATAGAACCCTAAACTAGTTCCTTCTTTATTCATGATTTGAAAAACAACATTGTATTGTGTTATTCCTGTATTTATAACATGAGAAACATAATCTCTTTGTTGTACAATTTGATACCCATATTGATTTGGCTGAGTATAAATGTGTCTAGTTGTCATTACTGCTTCAGGAGGAGTTAAAGAAATTGGATTAGGTTGCGCTCCTGGGTTAACCCCTGCAATAATTGCGTTAAATTGTAAACCAGAGCCAGGACAAGTAAGTTCCCATTGAATAGTGTCTCCTATTCTGGCGTCTATAGTTAATTCTGAATTTGCTCTAATTCTTTCGTCTGAGTCAATAAAACCTTGAGCTGTAATCATGTATACATAAGCATCTGAATCTCCGT
The sequence above is a segment of the Tenacibaculum sp. 190130A14a genome. Coding sequences within it:
- a CDS encoding DUF1842 domain-containing protein, whose translation is MATTANKTAQTVYFKGTMGKVANPLSPLLRFSLLIHPEENTVDGTVKLTISNGDEEVYSGQVTGVTHASGLNDVVRLISIRGNFPPQNKFSGIVLPFEAHMALNSDWKGSGGITFRGKNYENLPINGDTFNL
- a CDS encoding AidA/PixA family protein; translation: MPNTINILSVIDVETILSNNLQGGNSPQSATSLGSYGDSDAYVYMITAQGFIDSDERIRANSELTIDARIGDTIQWELTCPGSGLQFNAIIAGVNPGAQPNPISLTPPEAVMTTRHIYTQPNQYGYQIVQQRDYVSHVINTGITQYNVVFQIMNKEGTSLGFYSWDPFVKVLTNEEDYKAAKAESLKKPQLA